A region of Sporosarcina sp. FSL W7-1349 DNA encodes the following proteins:
- a CDS encoding YtxH domain-containing protein, whose translation MKTSTFLIGLATGAVGAAITVLFSTPQSGSELRSSVRNASTDMKEKFSDLKDKLDNLKDSITYLKKEAKEVIPETIEEMKEVVSDWQQAAAPHRMRMEQEIADIQAAIEDLERSIAAQQK comes from the coding sequence ATGAAAACATCTACATTTTTAATCGGATTGGCAACCGGTGCGGTGGGGGCCGCCATTACTGTCTTATTCTCAACACCACAATCGGGAAGCGAACTGCGATCTTCCGTCAGAAACGCTTCGACGGATATGAAAGAGAAGTTTTCAGATCTTAAAGATAAGCTTGATAATCTGAAAGACTCGATCACTTACTTGAAAAAAGAAGCGAAGGAAGTCATCCCGGAAACAATCGAGGAAATGAAAGAAGTCGTGTCGGATTGGCAGCAAGCCGCCGCGCCTCACAGAATGAGGATGGAACAAGAAATCGCGGACATCCAAGCAGCCATCGAAGACCTCGAGCGCTCCATCGCCGCTCAACAGAAATAA
- a CDS encoding HTH-type transcriptional regulator Hpr: MTQSSFPQMEAMIFSQRVAQMSKALWKAVEKDWQAWIKPYDLNINEHHILWIAFHLDGATISDVAKFGVMHVSTAFNFSKKLEQRGYLQFYKKDDDRRNTYIAVTEEGKELLLEMNKNYYTSNHGVLEGSMPIKNLYGKFPEFLEVMSVIKNIYGEDFMEIFERGFRNIEDTFEVEQEEKESVPVEAGTPVEK; encoded by the coding sequence ATGACACAGAGTTCATTTCCGCAAATGGAAGCCATGATATTTAGCCAGCGGGTCGCCCAAATGTCCAAAGCACTTTGGAAAGCGGTGGAAAAGGATTGGCAGGCATGGATCAAACCTTATGACTTGAATATTAATGAACACCATATATTATGGATTGCCTTCCACCTGGATGGGGCTACGATTTCCGATGTGGCTAAATTTGGAGTCATGCATGTTTCAACCGCGTTCAACTTTTCCAAGAAACTGGAGCAACGGGGGTATTTACAGTTCTATAAAAAAGATGACGACCGACGGAACACTTATATCGCAGTGACGGAAGAAGGAAAAGAGCTGCTATTGGAAATGAACAAGAATTATTACACTTCCAACCATGGCGTTCTTGAAGGCTCTATGCCGATCAAGAATCTATACGGGAAATTTCCTGAATTCCTTGAAGTTATGTCCGTCATCAAGAACATTTATGGGGAAGATTTTATGGAAATTTTCGAACGCGGTTTCCGGAATATCGAGGATACGTTCGAAGTGGAACAGGAAGAAAAGGAATCCGTACCAGTAGAAGCGGGCACACCTGTTGAAAAATAA
- a CDS encoding YjcZ family sporulation protein: MSGYNQGSSGFALIVVLFILLIIVGAAYLY; the protein is encoded by the coding sequence ATGAGCGGATATAACCAAGGGTCTTCTGGCTTCGCGTTAATTGTCGTGTTGTTCATCCTTCTCATTATTGTCGGCGCAGCCTACTTGTATTGA
- a CDS encoding tryptophan transporter, with protein sequence MNTKNLVFMALLVAVGAALYLVIPGYNGGMKPDFMLTMMFIGILLFPQARNVFLLGGTTGVISGIFSSFPGGFVPNVIDKLVTAFVIYAIIVAFKSIRNNLIGSTVLAGIGTILSGTIFLSIAIFILGVDLPFSALFLTVVLPAVAMNGVAFFIIYPIVTTLLKRTSMKTAVTN encoded by the coding sequence GTGAATACAAAAAATTTAGTTTTTATGGCTTTGCTAGTTGCTGTCGGTGCCGCTCTTTACTTAGTAATCCCAGGATATAACGGTGGGATGAAACCGGATTTCATGTTGACAATGATGTTCATCGGAATCCTATTGTTCCCGCAAGCACGTAATGTATTTTTGCTTGGTGGGACGACAGGCGTCATTTCCGGAATCTTTTCAAGCTTCCCTGGTGGGTTCGTACCGAACGTAATCGATAAATTGGTGACGGCATTCGTTATCTACGCAATCATCGTCGCATTCAAATCAATTAGAAATAATCTGATCGGCTCTACTGTTCTTGCCGGTATTGGTACCATTTTATCCGGAACGATTTTCCTTTCGATCGCCATCTTCATCTTAGGCGTCGATCTTCCATTCAGTGCCCTATTCCTGACAGTCGTGCTTCCAGCGGTTGCCATGAACGGTGTAGCATTCTTTATCATCTACCCGATTGTAACGACTTTGCTGAAACGTACATCCATGAAAACGGCAGTGACCAATTAA
- the yhaM gene encoding 3'-5' exoribonuclease YhaM, producing the protein MDYKVGEPVDIYLLIKQATRGITQQGSPFMTLILQDKSGDIEAKLWDTTDQHAATYTAASIVKVGGEIHEYRGKNQLRIKSIRPTKEDEGVSISDLVPSASKTKEVLYEELMQYFFEMKNPHIQRITRHLLKKHQSQFMTYPAATKNHHDYVSGLLDHVVSMLKLGKAIADLYPSINKDLLYAGIILHDIGKVVELSGPVGTQYTIEGNLLGHITIMVNEISIAANELDISGEEVMLLQHMVLSHHGKEEWGSPKRPMLKEAEILHYIDNIDAKMNMLDRALGKAEPGEFTERIFPLDNRSFYKPTFE; encoded by the coding sequence ATGGACTATAAAGTGGGCGAACCGGTGGATATTTATTTGCTCATTAAACAAGCGACCCGTGGAATTACACAACAGGGGAGCCCTTTCATGACACTGATTTTACAAGATAAAAGCGGAGATATCGAAGCGAAGCTATGGGATACGACCGATCAGCACGCAGCTACGTATACGGCCGCATCGATCGTGAAAGTCGGTGGGGAGATTCACGAATACCGAGGGAAAAACCAATTGCGCATCAAGAGCATCCGGCCTACGAAAGAGGATGAGGGCGTATCGATCTCGGATCTCGTGCCTTCCGCGTCGAAAACGAAAGAAGTGTTGTACGAGGAATTGATGCAATACTTTTTTGAAATGAAAAACCCGCATATCCAGCGGATTACCCGTCATTTATTGAAAAAACATCAAAGCCAGTTCATGACTTATCCGGCAGCGACTAAAAATCATCATGATTATGTCTCCGGACTTCTCGATCATGTCGTCTCGATGTTAAAACTGGGCAAGGCGATCGCCGATTTATATCCTTCCATCAATAAGGATCTCTTATATGCCGGCATCATTCTCCATGATATTGGGAAAGTGGTGGAGCTTTCCGGACCGGTCGGCACCCAGTACACCATTGAAGGGAATCTGCTGGGCCATATAACAATCATGGTCAATGAAATTTCGATTGCGGCGAATGAACTCGATATTTCCGGTGAGGAAGTGATGCTCCTGCAACATATGGTGCTGAGCCATCACGGAAAAGAGGAGTGGGGAAGTCCGAAGCGTCCGATGCTTAAGGAAGCGGAGATTCTTCATTATATCGATAATATCGATGCGAAAATGAACATGCTGGATCGCGCTTTGGGCAAAGCGGAGCCGGGCGAGTTCACCGAGCGGATTTTCCCGCTCGACAATCGATCATTTTACAAGCCGACATTTGAATGA
- a CDS encoding peptidylprolyl isomerase: MRKKAIALTMAASVLALSACSGNKASDDEVIAKSKAGNVTKEELYQEMKDSVGKETLQLLVLEKVLDAKYDVSDKVVDEEINKMKDQLGENFEAYLAQQGQSEESVRKIIKLNSLQEAALTEDVEVTDEELNQRIEMNNTELKVKHIVVEDEKTAQEVKKKLDEGADFAATAKESSIEEAAKETGGDLGWISYASPMDRAFLDGAYALEVNKLSEPVKSDFGYHIIQVTEKRKVEDAKEYSKEEKEDLRKEMKLEKADENAAFDKISKLLKDADVKVEDKDLKSALDMFTQDNSDATDEAPAEETKEEKK; this comes from the coding sequence ATGAGAAAAAAGGCAATCGCACTTACAATGGCGGCTTCCGTCCTTGCCCTATCGGCATGCAGCGGAAATAAAGCAAGCGACGATGAAGTCATCGCCAAGTCCAAAGCGGGCAATGTGACAAAGGAAGAGCTCTATCAAGAAATGAAGGACAGTGTGGGCAAGGAAACCCTTCAACTGCTCGTTCTCGAAAAAGTGCTTGATGCTAAATATGATGTATCCGACAAAGTGGTCGACGAAGAAATTAATAAAATGAAAGATCAACTTGGCGAAAACTTTGAAGCTTATTTAGCTCAGCAAGGCCAAAGTGAAGAAAGCGTCAGGAAAATCATCAAACTGAACTCTCTTCAAGAAGCGGCATTGACAGAGGATGTCGAAGTGACCGATGAAGAACTGAATCAACGGATTGAAATGAACAATACGGAATTGAAAGTAAAACATATCGTAGTCGAGGACGAAAAGACTGCACAGGAAGTGAAAAAGAAATTGGATGAAGGCGCGGATTTTGCTGCCACTGCAAAGGAATCCTCCATTGAAGAAGCAGCGAAAGAAACAGGCGGTGACTTAGGTTGGATCAGTTACGCAAGCCCGATGGATCGTGCGTTCCTGGATGGGGCCTATGCGCTAGAAGTGAACAAGCTTAGCGAACCTGTCAAATCTGACTTCGGCTATCATATCATCCAAGTGACGGAGAAGAGAAAAGTAGAGGATGCCAAAGAGTATTCCAAAGAAGAGAAAGAAGACCTCCGCAAAGAAATGAAGCTGGAGAAAGCGGATGAGAATGCAGCCTTCGATAAAATCTCCAAATTGCTGAAAGACGCAGACGTCAAAGTGGAAGACAAAGACTTGAAATCAGCTCTAGATATGTTCACCCAAGATAACAGCGACGCGACAGACGAAGCACCAGCAGAAGAGACGAAAGAAGAGAAAAAATAA